AGGGCCATGAGCAGCAACAACCCGTCCTGGACCCACAACTCACCGATGGCGCCCCCGAGACCGATGGCTAGAGCTGCCATCTCCCAACCATCTCTGGGGATGGTGTCGTTCTGAACCCGACCAACCTCGTGCCAGAACAACAAATTGCGATGGTCCAACGCCAGGGAATCCCATTCGTCGAGATCCACCTGGATCTCCACTTCATCCCGTCCGATCTCTTCGAGGGTGATCAATGGCGGATCAACTGCAGCAGCTGATTCGACGAACACCCAGCTCTGCATTTCCGGTGGCAGCAGCCCCTTCAGGCGCTGGAGCTCACTCATTGCAACTTTGGTGCTGATATCTCATCACCGTAGCGAGGCCGAGTCCCCAGGCCGGGGCAACCCCGCGTGAGAGGCTTGAACTGTTTGGCCTAGGACCATTTCCAATGCCCAGGCGGTCTGACCTGCGTCGCATTCTCCTGCTGGGATCAGGACCGATTGTGATCGGCCAGGCCTGTGAGTTCGATTACTCCGGAACCCAGGCCTGCAAAGCCCTCAGAGCCGAGGGATATGAGGTCATCCTGATCAATTCCAACCCGGCGTCGATCATGACCGACCCGGAAATGGCGGATCGCACTTACATCGAACCGCTCACGCCTGATGTTGTCACGCGGGTGATCGAAGAGGAACGGCCTGATGCTCTGCTGCCCACGATGGGCGGTCAGACAGCTCTGAACCTGGCTGTCACCCTGGCCGAAAACGGCACCTTGGAGCGTTTCGGCATCGAATTGATCGGCGCCGACCTCAAGGCGATTCAGAAGGCGGAAGACCGTCTGCTGTTCAAGCAGGCCATGGAGCGCATCGGCGTGAAGGTCTGCCCTTCTGGAATCGCCTCGTCTCAGGAGGAAGCCGAAGCCGTTGGAGCCGCGATCGGCAGTTTCCCCCGGATTATCCGGCCCGCCTTCACCCTTGGCGGAAGTGGTGGGGGGATTGCTTACAACCCGGAGGAATACGCAGCGATCTGCAAGAGCGGGCTTGAAGCGAGTCCGGTTTCCCAGATCTTGATCGAGCAATCGCTGCTGGGCTGGAAGGAATTCGAGCTTGAGGTGATGCGTGATCTGGCAGACAACGTCGTGATCGTCTGCAGCATCGAAAACCTCGACCCCATGGGGGTGCATACAGGTGATTCGATCACAGTGGCCCCGGCCCAGACCCTCACGGATCGGGAATACCAGCGGCTGCGCGATCAATCGATCGCCATCATTCGCGAGATCGGTGTCGCCACGGGCGGCAGCAACATCCAATTCGCCATCAACCCTGACAACGGCGACGTTGTGGTGATCGAGATGAACCCCAGGGTGAGTCGATCCTCCGCTTTGGCGAGTAAAGCCACCGGCTTCCCGATCGCGAAGATCGCTGCACGCCTCGCCGTCGGTTACACCCTCGACGAAATTCTCAACGACATCACCGGTAAAACACCCGCCTGCTTCGAGCCGACGATCGATTACGTCGTCACCAAAATTCCACGCTTCGCCTTCGAAAAATTCCGCGGCAGTCCAGCGGTGCTCACCACATCGATGAAATCGGTGGGCGAGGCCATGGCCATCGGCCGTTGTTTCGAAGAGTCATTTCAGAAAGCCATGCGTTCCTTGGAGACAGGGTTCTCAGGCTGGGGAGGAGACCGGGAGGAACCGGACCTCAACGACGGTGAGCTCGATCGTCGGCTGAGAACCCCCTCACCTGAACGCATCCTCAGCGTGCGAACGGCCATGGTGCGCGGACGCAGCGATGCGGAGATTCATCGAATTAGCGCGATTGACCCGTGGTTCCTGGCAAAACTGCGGCGCATCATCGAAGCAGAAACAAGGTTGCTCAAGGGCAAAAGCCTTGAGCAGCTGGATGCCGACAGCCTGTTCGAAGCCAAGCAGCTTGGTTTTTCAGACCGACAGATCGCCTGGCAGATCAACAGCAACGAATTGCTGGTGCGTCAGAGACGTCATCAGCTCGATGTTCGCGCCATCTTCAAAACAGTCGACACCTGTGCTGCGGAGTTCGCTTCATCCACCCCATACCACTACTCAACTTATGAGCGCCCCTTGCAGAGCCTGCAAGCGGATGGATCCCTCAAGCCCCTTTCCTCCTCCTCCGAGGTGACATGTCGCCAGGACAGGCGCAAGATGATGATCCTGGGTGGTGGTCCCAACAGGATCGGCCAGGGAATCGAATTCGACTATTGCTGCTGTCATGCCTCCTTTGCCGGGCAGGACCAAGGGATCACCACCGTGATGGTGAACAGCAACCCCGAAACGGTGTCCACCGACTACGACACCAGCGACAGCCTCTATTTCGAACCGCTCACGTTGGAGGATGTTCTCAACGTGATCGAGGCGGAACGTCCCGATGGCGTGGTGGTGCAGTTCGGTGGACAAACTCCGCTGAAACTCGCCATTCCCCTCCTGCGCTGGCTCGAGAGTGACGAGGGACGGGCGACGGGCACCACCATCTGGGGGACCTCTCCCGAATCGATTGACCGCGCCGAAGACCGCGAACAGTTCGAGGCCATCCTTCGCGAACTGAACATCCGGCAACCCCGCAATGGTTTGGCGCGCAGTGAGGAGGAAGCACGAGCCGTGGCAGCAAGGGTGGGCTATCCGGTCGTCGTAAGGCCGTCTTACGTCTTAGGTGGACGTGCCATGGAGGTGGTCTTCGACGAAGAAGAGCTCAATCGCTATATGCGTGAGGCTGTTCAGGTGGAGCCCGACCATCCGGTTCTGATTGACCAGTACCTGGAAAATGCCGTGGAAGTCGACGTGGACGCCCTCTGCGATCACACCGGAGCCGTGATTGTCGGTGGTCTGATGGAGCACATCGAACCGGCTGGGATCCACTCCGGTGACTCAGCCTGCTGTTTGCCCTCCGTCTCTCTTGGTGAGGCGGCCCTGGACACCATTCGCGGCTGGAGTCGCTCCTTGGCACAAACCCTTGAAGTTCGTGGACTGATCAACCTCCAGTTCGCCGTTCAGCGCAACACCGATGGTTCGGAAGTCGTCTACATCATTGAAGCCAACCCCCGCGCCTCCAGGACGGTCCCCTTCGTTGCCAAAGCGACAGGACAACCTCTGGCACGCCTGGCGACCCGTCTGATGGCGGGAGAAACCCTCACCGGCATCGGCTTGACCTGCGAACCGAAGCCGCCGCTGCAGTCGATCAAGGAGGCGGTCCTTCCCTTCCGGCGCTTCCCCGGAGCTGACACGGTGCTTGGGCCGGAAATGCGCTCTACAGGGGAGGTCATGGGATCCGCCGACAGTTTTGGAATGGCTTATGCCAAAGCCGAACTCGGTGCAGGAGAAGCGCTGCCCACCCAGGGGACGGTGTTTCTCTCAACCCACGACCGCGATAAGCAGGCATTGGTGCCCATTGCCGCTCGACTGATCGAACTCGGGTTCGATGTCACGGCCACCTCGGGAACCGCTCAAGCCCTCGCCAACGCAGGACTAAAAGTCCAATCAGTGCTCAAGGTGCACGAGGGTCGACCCAACATTGAGGACCAGATCCGCTCCAATCAGGTGCAGCTGGTGATCAACACACCGATTGGCCGTCAAGCAGCCCATGACGACAAATACCTACGCCGGGCAGCGCTTGATTACGCCGTACCAACCGTGACAACCCTCGCAGGCGCACGGGCTGCGGTGGAAGCAATCTCTGCCCTTCAGCAACAACCAAGCCTCAGCATCCATGCCCTGCAGGACGTCCACGCCATGCAGCGGTAAGCCACCGGTAGGGTTGATAAAGCCAACTCACCGCTGTGACAGCCTCCATTCCCGTCAAGCCTGGGAGCGACCTGCGTGATGATTTCCGTCGCGCCTACGCAAATCGCTACACCTGGGATCCTGGCTTTGCCGGCTATCGCGGACGCTGCGTCTGGCAGCAGGACGATCAACGCGTCGAAGGCCAGTTCGAAATCGGCGCTGATCTCAAGGCCAAGGTGGAGGGAATTGAGAACGAAGACATCCTCAAGGCCGTGAATTCCCAGCTTTGGGAGGTGGCGATCCATCGCGTGCGTCGCAGCTTTGATCAGACCCACGGCGAGAACACCTTTACCGCCGGTGACACCAACGACGTGGGAACCGAAGTTCTCGTCGGCGGCAAGGGGCAGGGTGACAAGTACCGCATCAAGGATGACGTGGTGACCATGGTGCATCGACACATCCATGGCACCGTCGTCACGATCTTCACCACCGATGTCACCGACACGGGTTCGGGTTACCTCAGCCACACCTACACAAGTCAATATGCCGACCCGGCGACAGGAGAAGCCCGGGGCGGACGAAGCAGCTTCAAAGACACCTTCGCTCCTCTTCCAGGCGGTGGCCCCTGGGTGCTGACCGAGCGGGTCGTGACCACCGAAGCCCACGGCGACACCCCTGCAGGAAGCCAGACCTTCCGCTTTGAAGATCTCGAATCGCTCTGAGTTGATTGCCGGCACCAGCTGGCTATGAGACCATCCGCCCAAACTTGTTGAAAGGCATGGGCGGAATCGAGTCGACCATTCAAGCCATCAATGGCCCGATCAACAGCGTCGTCTGGGGATGGCCCACCGTCATTTTGATTGCCGCGACGGGCATTCTTCTCATGGTGGGCTTGCGTTTCATGCCGCTGCAACGGCTGGGATATGGCATCTCAATGATGCTCCGCCCGGCGGCATCCCCAAGTGAAGGTGAAATCACCCCGTTTCAGGCGCTGATGACGTCGTTGTCCGCCACGATCGGCACAGGCAACATCGCTGGTGTTGCCGGAGCCATCGCTGTTGGAGGTCCTGGAGCGGTCTTCTGGATGTGGATCATTGCGATCTTCGGCATCGCGACCAAATACGCCGAGGCAGTGCTCGCCGTTCAGTTTCGAGAAACCGATGGAGAGGGCAACCATGTCGGTGGGCCGATGTACTACATCCGCAACGGACTCGGCAGCGGCTGGAGCTGGATGGCGGGACTGTTTGCCCTCTTCGGGATGTTGGCCGGATTTGGCATCGGCAATGGGGTACAGGCCTTTGAGGTGTCGTCTGCATTGAGCCTGATCGGCATTCCCAAGTTGGTCACCGGAATCGTTCTGGCCGCCCTTGTCTTTGCTGTTGTGATCGGAGGGATCAAGCGCATCGCCCAGGCGGCTTCGGCCATTGTTCCTTTGATGTCGATCCTCTACGTGGTGGCATGCCTCTTGGTGCTGCTGATCAATCTGGGAGGCGTCCCTGAAGCCTTCGCCACAATTTTCTCCAACGCCTTCTCCGGCAAGGCAGCTGCCGGTGGTGCTCTCGGTCAGGTGGTGCTGATGGGTTTCAAGCGAGGCATCTTCTCCAACGAGGCAGGCCTCGGCAGCGCGCCGATCGCTCACGCTGCAGCACGAACAGATGACCCCGTTCGCCAAGGCACGGTGGCCATGCTTGGCACCTTCATCGACACCCTGATCATCTGCACGATGACAGCACTGGTGATCATCACCACCAAAGCCAACCTGATCCTCGATGCAGCTGGCGAGAAACTGAGCGGCGCAGATCTCTCGATCGCTGCCTTCAACACCGGCATCTCCGGCAGTGGCGTGGTGGTCACCCTGGGGTTGGTGGTTTTTGCCTTCACCACCATTCTTGGATGGAGCTTCTACGGCGAGCGATGCACGACTTATCTGTTCGGTGAATCTGCCGTGATGCCATTCCGTCTGGTCTGGGTCGCTGTTGTCGTGATCGGCGCTGTGGCCGGAGACCGTGGGGTGATCTGGTCGATTGCCGACACACTGAACGGCCTGATGGCCCTTCCCAACCTTGTGGCGCTGCTGCTGCTCTCGGGAACAGTGTTCAAACTCACCAAGGCTTACAAGTTCGGCAACTAAGGACGGCGCAGAACTAACAAAAAGGGGGGCTCAACACCCCCCTTTTTTCATGGCAGGCGATCAGCCCTGACCATCAGGCAACGGCGTGACGGACTGAAGCTTTTCATTGAGCTGTGTGGCCAGGCTCTGACGACCTACCGCCAGAACCTTGAGGGTGTCTTCATGCATCCGCAGCTGAGCATCAGCAACCTGCATGCCACGCACAAGCTCCTTGAGCTCATCGGGGAGAGTATTGAGGTCATAGCGCTTGCCCTCAAACGTCAGGACAGGGTTGTTGGCTGCAGAATCAGTCATCGTTCGTCGCCGGGATTGCGTGGAACCGGCGGCCAGATCGTAGAGGGATTCAGGACGTCTGCCGATCCCGTATGAACTGCCGTTCGCACAACTCCCGGTAACGCCCACCACGCTGCATCAACTCGTCATGGGTTCCTCTATCGACAACAGCACCCTTTTCGAGAACCACAATGCGATCAGCCTCCTGCACCGTCGCCAGCCGATGGGCGATGACCAAGACCGTTCGGCCTTTCATCGCCTGTTTGAGTCCGAGTTGCACGGCAGCCTCCGCCTCGGCATCAAGGGCACTGGTGGCTTCATCGAGCAGCAACAGCGCTGGATTGCCGAGCACCGCCCGAGCGATGGCGATTCGCTGCAGTTGTCCACCGGAAACATTGGTCCCCCGTTCCTCAAGCTGGGTGTCATAACCACGAGGTAAGGCACGGATGAACCCATCCGCATTGGCCAAACGCGCCGCCTCGCGAACCTCATCGTCAGTCGCGCGACGTCCAAAACGGATGGCTTCGGCAATGGTTCCAGAGAACACGGTCGTTCGCTGGGGAACCAGGGCCACCTGCTTGCGTAGCTCACGGGCGCGCAACTGACTGATGTCGATGTCGTCGAGACGAATCTGCCCCTGTTGCACCGTGTTAAAGCGCAGCAGAAGCGACATCAAGGTGCTTTTCCCAGCACCAGAGGGGCCAACAATGGCCAGCACCTGCCCCGCATCCACCCGTAGATCCAGCTGATGGAGAACCGGCTCGGCAGGGTCATAACCAAAACTCACCTGGTCAAAGACCAGATCACCCTGGAGATCACCGATGGGTTGCGCCTCCGCTGGATCTGCGGGCTCTTGCGGTTCTCGCTCGATCTGACGCAGACGTCTCAGCGACGCCTGACCCTGCTGAAATTCGTTGAAGTTGTTGGTGACGTGCGCGATGGGATCGATCAGCACGATCAGTCCAGTCAGGTAACTGCTCAGGCCTGCAATGCTCAGATCACCGGTCTGAATGCGCCACGCTCCGAGCGCCAACACGGCAAACAGACCCACCACCTCGATGATGCCGACCACTGGATGCTGGAGCGCCACGAGGCTGTAGGTGCGGTGACGTGCCTGGCGGTGCTGGTCGATCTCTATCTCGAAACGTTCCTGCAACCAGGGCTCAGCCGCAAAAGCACGAACCAAGGGCAAGCCTTCAATCGCCTCACCCAGCAGACCGGCCAGTTCACTCACCTTTTGCTGACTGCGTTCGGTGGCCGCCATCACACGAGCCCCAAACAGACTGATCAGCCAAACGATCACAGGCGCCAGCAACAGGATGGCGAGCGTCAGTTTCCAGTCGAGCCAGAGCATCATGCCCAGCACCGCAACGAGCTGAAGCACGCTGGGGACCGTGTCGTGGATGGTCTTGTAGAGCACCTCACTGACGCGGTCAGCGTCTTCCGTGAAGCGGTAGGTGAGATCTCCAGCCGAGAGCTTTTCAAGGGCACCGAGCTCCACAGTCTGCAAGCGGCGAAACAGATCCCTGCGCAGCCCCTGGCTGACCAGCAGTGCAGGGCCGGCCAGAAGAGAGTCCTGGCCGAACTGAGCGATTTTCTGAACAGCAAAAATCAGCAACGCCAACCCAATCAGCTGAAGCACTCGAGCAAGATCACCTGAACCCAATGCGGGAAACAGCTCCCCTGCCAGTTGCACCAGCAGCGGAAAACTGCCGACGTAGACGACCATGCAACAGCCCCCCCAGAGCAGTTCTCGCAGGTGGGGGCGGAGCAGCGGCAGCAACCGGCGGAAACCGGCCTGGGATGGGGTCAGCATCGCGGCACAGTATCAATGGTGGGATCAGAACTCTCTCCGATGAAGCTGGATCAGTTCCTGAAATGGAAGGGTTGGGTCTCCACCGGTGGTGAAGCCAAACAACGCATTCAGATGGGTGAGGTGGAGGTCAATGGAAGCGTGGAAACCCGGCGAGGACGCCAGCTTTCCCCTGGAGATCGGGTTGTGCTTGCTGGGGAGGAGTCCGTTTTGGAGAGCGAAAACGCGCCCGGGCCGTAAGTTGGCTCCCAAATTCCATGGGAAGTAAGGCGTGCGGAGACCGGTGATCGCTGGCAACTGGAAGATGCACATGACCTGTGCCCAGTCGCGGGAGTTCATGGAAGCCTTCCTGCCATTGGTTGCTGACACCCCTGACGACCGCGACTTGGTGCTGGCACCCCCCTTCACGGCGCTTTCGACCATGGCAGGGCTCAGCCAGAACTCGCGGCTTCGACTCTCCAGCCAAAACGTGCACTGGGAAGGGCAGGGTGCCTTTACCGGTGAGATCTCGCCAGCGATGCTCAAGGAGCATGGAGTCACCCACACGATCGTGGGCCACAGCGAACCAAGAAAATATTTCAGTGAAAGCGACGAGCAAATCAACCACCGGGCCAGGTCATCCCAGTCGAACGGGCTGATTCCGATCGTTTGCGTGGGTGAAACCGATGAGCAACGCGAACGCGGCGAAGCTGAACGGGTGATTCGACGCCAAATCGAACAGGGTCTGGAGGGACTCGACGCTGAAAAGTTAGTCGTGGCCTACGAACCGATCTGGGCGATCGGAACAGGCAAAACCTGTGAAGCCGAAGAAGCAAACCGCATTTGTGGGCTTATCCGGAGCTGGGTGGGCTCTCCAGATCTCGTGATTCAGTACGGGGGGTCGGTCAAACCCAGCAATATTGATGAGTTGATGGGAATGAGTGATATCGACGGGGTGCTTGTGGGGGGAGCGTCCTTGCAGCCTGAGAGCTTTGCGCGCATTGCGAACTACAAAACCACTTGATTCAGCGGTCTGGCCCAAGGGCTGGCGCCAACGCACAACGGTGATGGGGGTCATCAACATCACCCCCGATTCCTTCAGTGATGGAGGAAGATTTCTTGGAAGCGAACTGGCTCTCGCTGAAGCTCAGCGGCAACTACACAATGGCGCCGACGTGTTGGATTTGGGCGCCCAAAGCACTCGGCCAGGAGCCACTGAGGTTGGCGCAGAGGAGGAGTTACGAAGGCTTCTGCCGGCACTGACAGCCATCCGGAAACGGTGCCCGGACACCCTGATTTCTGTCGACACCTTTCTCGCGCCGGTTGCCGCCAGGGCACTGGAAGCAGGTGCCAGCTGGATCAACGATGTGAGCGGGGGCAGACGTGACCCCGATCTGCTGCGGGTGGTTGCCGATGCGGGTTGTCCAGTGGTGCTGATGCACAGCCGCGGTGACAGTCAAACCATGGATCAACTCACGAGCTACTCCGATGTCGTGGCGGACGTGAAACAAGGATTGCTGGAGCGCAGTGATGCCGCCATCAAGGCCGGCATCCGGGAAGAGCAAATCGTCTGGGATCCAGGTCTCGGTTTCGCCAAGACCCACGAGCAAAATCTGCAGTTACTGCGGAATTTGGAACAACTGACCCAGGGGCCACGCCCCGTGCTGATCGGCCCGTCACGCAAACGCTTCATCGGTGCCGTTCTCGACGAGCCGAGACCGAAGGCGCGGCTCTGGGGAACCGCTGCGGTGGCCTGCCGCTGCGCTCAGGCCGGTGCTGCCGTTCTGCGGGTGCATGACGTAGGACCAATCACCCAAACGCTTCGCATGGCTGCCGCACTCTGGT
The Synechococcus sp. PROS-U-1 DNA segment above includes these coding regions:
- a CDS encoding DUF6447 family protein, which translates into the protein MTDSAANNPVLTFEGKRYDLNTLPDELKELVRGMQVADAQLRMHEDTLKVLAVGRQSLATQLNEKLQSVTPLPDGQG
- a CDS encoding DUF3318 domain-containing protein, which encodes MSELQRLKGLLPPEMQSWVFVESAAAVDPPLITLEEIGRDEVEIQVDLDEWDSLALDHRNLLFWHEVGRVQNDTIPRDGWEMAALAIGLGGAIGELWVQDGLLLLMALGLSGFAGYRLYLKNNSEKRLQDAISADERAIDLACRFGYSVPNAYRSLGGALKELVEKTRKKRRRSYYEDRLEALRKSASKARAEMAQQEGSRSSVTSENVYG
- a CDS encoding sodium:alanine symporter family protein — protein: MGGIESTIQAINGPINSVVWGWPTVILIAATGILLMVGLRFMPLQRLGYGISMMLRPAASPSEGEITPFQALMTSLSATIGTGNIAGVAGAIAVGGPGAVFWMWIIAIFGIATKYAEAVLAVQFRETDGEGNHVGGPMYYIRNGLGSGWSWMAGLFALFGMLAGFGIGNGVQAFEVSSALSLIGIPKLVTGIVLAALVFAVVIGGIKRIAQAASAIVPLMSILYVVACLLVLLINLGGVPEAFATIFSNAFSGKAAAGGALGQVVLMGFKRGIFSNEAGLGSAPIAHAAARTDDPVRQGTVAMLGTFIDTLIICTMTALVIITTKANLILDAAGEKLSGADLSIAAFNTGISGSGVVVTLGLVVFAFTTILGWSFYGERCTTYLFGESAVMPFRLVWVAVVVIGAVAGDRGVIWSIADTLNGLMALPNLVALLLLSGTVFKLTKAYKFGN
- the carB gene encoding carbamoyl-phosphate synthase large subunit, which translates into the protein MPRRSDLRRILLLGSGPIVIGQACEFDYSGTQACKALRAEGYEVILINSNPASIMTDPEMADRTYIEPLTPDVVTRVIEEERPDALLPTMGGQTALNLAVTLAENGTLERFGIELIGADLKAIQKAEDRLLFKQAMERIGVKVCPSGIASSQEEAEAVGAAIGSFPRIIRPAFTLGGSGGGIAYNPEEYAAICKSGLEASPVSQILIEQSLLGWKEFELEVMRDLADNVVIVCSIENLDPMGVHTGDSITVAPAQTLTDREYQRLRDQSIAIIREIGVATGGSNIQFAINPDNGDVVVIEMNPRVSRSSALASKATGFPIAKIAARLAVGYTLDEILNDITGKTPACFEPTIDYVVTKIPRFAFEKFRGSPAVLTTSMKSVGEAMAIGRCFEESFQKAMRSLETGFSGWGGDREEPDLNDGELDRRLRTPSPERILSVRTAMVRGRSDAEIHRISAIDPWFLAKLRRIIEAETRLLKGKSLEQLDADSLFEAKQLGFSDRQIAWQINSNELLVRQRRHQLDVRAIFKTVDTCAAEFASSTPYHYSTYERPLQSLQADGSLKPLSSSSEVTCRQDRRKMMILGGGPNRIGQGIEFDYCCCHASFAGQDQGITTVMVNSNPETVSTDYDTSDSLYFEPLTLEDVLNVIEAERPDGVVVQFGGQTPLKLAIPLLRWLESDEGRATGTTIWGTSPESIDRAEDREQFEAILRELNIRQPRNGLARSEEEARAVAARVGYPVVVRPSYVLGGRAMEVVFDEEELNRYMREAVQVEPDHPVLIDQYLENAVEVDVDALCDHTGAVIVGGLMEHIEPAGIHSGDSACCLPSVSLGEAALDTIRGWSRSLAQTLEVRGLINLQFAVQRNTDGSEVVYIIEANPRASRTVPFVAKATGQPLARLATRLMAGETLTGIGLTCEPKPPLQSIKEAVLPFRRFPGADTVLGPEMRSTGEVMGSADSFGMAYAKAELGAGEALPTQGTVFLSTHDRDKQALVPIAARLIELGFDVTATSGTAQALANAGLKVQSVLKVHEGRPNIEDQIRSNQVQLVINTPIGRQAAHDDKYLRRAALDYAVPTVTTLAGARAAVEAISALQQQPSLSIHALQDVHAMQR
- the folP gene encoding dihydropteroate synthase, with protein sequence MRTTKPLDSAVWPKGWRQRTTVMGVINITPDSFSDGGRFLGSELALAEAQRQLHNGADVLDLGAQSTRPGATEVGAEEELRRLLPALTAIRKRCPDTLISVDTFLAPVAARALEAGASWINDVSGGRRDPDLLRVVADAGCPVVLMHSRGDSQTMDQLTSYSDVVADVKQGLLERSDAAIKAGIREEQIVWDPGLGFAKTHEQNLQLLRNLEQLTQGPRPVLIGPSRKRFIGAVLDEPRPKARLWGTAAVACRCAQAGAAVLRVHDVGPITQTLRMAAALW
- a CDS encoding ABC transporter ATP-binding protein — translated: MLTPSQAGFRRLLPLLRPHLRELLWGGCCMVVYVGSFPLLVQLAGELFPALGSGDLARVLQLIGLALLIFAVQKIAQFGQDSLLAGPALLVSQGLRRDLFRRLQTVELGALEKLSAGDLTYRFTEDADRVSEVLYKTIHDTVPSVLQLVAVLGMMLWLDWKLTLAILLLAPVIVWLISLFGARVMAATERSQQKVSELAGLLGEAIEGLPLVRAFAAEPWLQERFEIEIDQHRQARHRTYSLVALQHPVVGIIEVVGLFAVLALGAWRIQTGDLSIAGLSSYLTGLIVLIDPIAHVTNNFNEFQQGQASLRRLRQIEREPQEPADPAEAQPIGDLQGDLVFDQVSFGYDPAEPVLHQLDLRVDAGQVLAIVGPSGAGKSTLMSLLLRFNTVQQGQIRLDDIDISQLRARELRKQVALVPQRTTVFSGTIAEAIRFGRRATDDEVREAARLANADGFIRALPRGYDTQLEERGTNVSGGQLQRIAIARAVLGNPALLLLDEATSALDAEAEAAVQLGLKQAMKGRTVLVIAHRLATVQEADRIVVLEKGAVVDRGTHDELMQRGGRYRELCERQFIRDRQTS
- the tpiA gene encoding triose-phosphate isomerase: MRRPVIAGNWKMHMTCAQSREFMEAFLPLVADTPDDRDLVLAPPFTALSTMAGLSQNSRLRLSSQNVHWEGQGAFTGEISPAMLKEHGVTHTIVGHSEPRKYFSESDEQINHRARSSQSNGLIPIVCVGETDEQRERGEAERVIRRQIEQGLEGLDAEKLVVAYEPIWAIGTGKTCEAEEANRICGLIRSWVGSPDLVIQYGGSVKPSNIDELMGMSDIDGVLVGGASLQPESFARIANYKTT
- a CDS encoding DUF3386 domain-containing protein, which translates into the protein MTASIPVKPGSDLRDDFRRAYANRYTWDPGFAGYRGRCVWQQDDQRVEGQFEIGADLKAKVEGIENEDILKAVNSQLWEVAIHRVRRSFDQTHGENTFTAGDTNDVGTEVLVGGKGQGDKYRIKDDVVTMVHRHIHGTVVTIFTTDVTDTGSGYLSHTYTSQYADPATGEARGGRSSFKDTFAPLPGGGPWVLTERVVTTEAHGDTPAGSQTFRFEDLESL
- a CDS encoding RNA-binding S4 domain-containing protein, with amino-acid sequence MKLDQFLKWKGWVSTGGEAKQRIQMGEVEVNGSVETRRGRQLSPGDRVVLAGEESVLESENAPGP